Genomic window (Desulfuromonadales bacterium):
CAGGTCACGGAGATTCTCGGCAAGGAACTCGGTACGATCTTCTGCCGCAGCTACGGCATCACCGAGGCGGGAAACTTCGAGGGGAAAAGCATTCCCCATCTGGAAGAGGATATAGCGACCCTGGCCAATCGCGTCGGCGTTGAACCGGGGCAACTGGCCGACCTCCTCGCCGAGGGAAGGCGGAAACTCTTCGCGGCCCGACAAAAGCGCGAGCGCCCCCACCGCGACGACAAGATCCTCGCCGGCTGGAGCGGGCTCACGATCGCCGCCCTGGCCCGGGCCGGCGCCGCGCTGAACGAGGCCGAGTTGATCGAAGCAGCGCGCCGGGCTGCAGATTTCGTCCTCGCCAACCTGCGCCGCAAGGACGGGCGGCTTCTGCGCCGCTGGCGGCAGGGTGAAGCGGCCATCCCCGCCTTCCTCGAGGATTATGCTTTTCTCGGTTGGGGTTTGACGGAACTCTTCCTGGCCGGCTTCGACAGCCAGTGCCTGGAGTCGGCTCAGGAGTTGTCCGATGCCATGCTGGCGCTTTTCGACGACGGACAGGGGGGGCTTTTCGATACCGGCGCCGATGCCGAAAAAGTCCTCATTCGCGGTCGCTCCCTGCAAGACGGCGCCATCCCCTCCGGCACCTCGGTGGCGACCTTCAACCTGCTGCGCCTGGGGCGCCTCACCGGCAACACCGCCAGGGAGGCAAAAGGGGAGGCACTGCTTGCGGCCAATCTCGACCAGGTGAACCGCTACCCTGCCGGCTACGCCCAGTTGCTCAGCGCCCTCGACTACGCCCTGGGGCCGAAGACCGAGATCATCCTGGCCCCGGCGGCCGATGGCAGTCCGCCACAGGCGTTGCTCGCCGAATTGCGAAGGCGCTTTCTGCCGCGGACGCAGGCCATCGTTTACCGGGCCGGCGATACCCGACTGGAGAGCCTCGCTCCGATCGTTCAGGGAAAAGGTCCCGTCGAAGGCATTGCCGCAGCCTGGGTCTGCCGGGACCACACCTGCCTGCCACCGGTGACCACCCCCGAGGAACTTGCCGCACTTCTCACCAGAACGCCGTAGGGGCGGGTGACAAACCCGCCCCTACCTCGTGCCTCGTGCCTTGTACCTTTTGCCTAGGGCATCGTGCCTTGAACCTCTCACCCCTTGAGCACCTTCAGCAGGTGAGGAACCAGCTGTTTTTTCCGGGAAAGTACCCCCCTGAGTTCGAAAAGATTTTCCTCGATTTGGGGGTAGCCGATCAGATAGGGAAGTTCCCTTAGCCCCAGGACCAGCAGCAGGCTCGTCTCCTGGACGATGTCGGTGACCAGCAGCCCGGCCACGTCGAGACGACGTTCCGCCCTGAGTTCCTCCAGGCTGGCGGCGATGCGCTCCTTCATGGATTGGAACTCGTGAAAACTCACCACCTCTACCTGCCCCACGCCGAAGTTGCGCTCGCCAACGGAATATTCCTTGAAATCGCCGAGAATCAGGTCACGGATACTCGGGTAGGCGGCCAGCGTACTGCCGGCGGCAAAAATGCGGCGGCCGAACTCCTGGTAATCGAGCCGGGCACGCTCGGCGAGCCACCCGGCCATCTCCCGGTCGATGGAGGTAGCGGTCGGCGACTTGAGAATAACCGTATCGGAGAGCAGGCCGGCGAGCATCAGCCCGGCCGTGCTCGGGTCCGGCTCGATGCCGGCCTGGCGGTAGAGGGTGGCGACCAGGGTGCAGGTGCTGCCCAGCGGCTGGTTGATAAAACGGATGGGATGGTCGGTGTGAAAATTCCCCAGCCGGTGATGGTCGATGACCTCGAGGATCTCCACCTTGTCGGCGCCAGCGACCGCCTGGGAAAGTTCGTTGTGGTCGACCAGAATCAGCTTCACCGCCGAGGGCGCGAGCAGGGTGCTCTTGGTCGCCACCGCCGCCACCTTGCCGGCGGCATCCAGCACGATCACCCCGGGGTCCCGGCTGTGGAGCAGCTTGAGGCGGAGGTCGTCGAGGCGATCCGGCAGGCCGACCGTCTCGAAGCCATCCTTGAGCAGGCAATGCACGGGGGTGGCCAGACGGGTCAGCCAGGCACTGTTGGCCGTGTCGAAGGGGGTCGAGAGGATGCTCACGCCGTTCTGCCGGGCCAGAGCGAGTATCTCGTCCGTCACCGGCAGACTGCCGGTGACGATCAGCACCCGCACGCCGGCTTCCACCGCCTTGCGCTGAATGTTTTCCCGGTCGCCGGTAATCAGGACGATCCGGCGCGGGTCGAGTCCTGCCATGATCCGGCGGAAGGTGGCCGAAGCCATCGCCCCGACATAGAGATCGAGTTCCTCCACTGCCTCCGCCGCCACCAGATGCAGCGCCTTCGCCCTGAGGCAGTCGCGGATCGAGGCGGGGGAGGCGAGCAGCTTGCGCAGATCCTGCTCCCGGCTCGGAATCAGGAAGCGCTCGGCCACCCGCTTGAGAACCAGCAGTCCCATCGGTTCGCGATTGCCGTCGATCACCGGCAGCAGACGGATGCTGTGCTGGTGGAAAAGTTCCATGGCCCGAGCCAGTGGCGCCTCCCGGTCGATGGTGATGACCTGGCTGGCGACGACGTCGCGGACTCGGGGATAGACGTCCACCAGCAGGGTCGGCAGGGGTACGTCAAGCTCGTCGAGGACGAACTCCGTCTGCCGGTTGATGTTGCCGGCCCGCGCCGGCTGGACATTTTCCTGCCCCTGCCGGCTGCGCAACCGCGCATAGGCAATGGCACTGCAGATCGAATCGGTGTCGGGGTTTTTGTGGCCAACGACATAAATGATGGGTTTGCTCATAAGTGTCTCTGTCCTTTTCGCTATTGGCATAATCCTATTCGCGCAGCTTGCCGCGCACGCTGCCGATGCCGATGACATTTTCCACGATCCCCCGCTGCGGTCGGCCGAGGTCGTCGAACCAGACGTAGACCGCGCCGCCTCCGGTATCCAGAATTTCCTCATCGAGGATCGCCCGGCCGAGCAGGCCATGACGGGGGAAAAAAGGGTCGTCCGGCCGCTGCTCGTCGGTCAACATTTCGATCCGGATTTCTTCTTTCCCGGTGCGGCTGAAGGTCGGGACGGCATGGCGGCTGCCGGGCCTGAGCGGGCCGAAATGACCGGTCCGGAAGTTGTAGAAGGCAGTCAGGATGTCGTTCGGCGGCGCCTCGCCGGACATCGGCAGCCATTCATCCTTGTAAAATCTGTCGTTGCGGGCTCGCTGGAAGCGCACCTGGTGCCGGTCATGGTCGAAGGTATAGAGACGGGTCGTGTCGCTGCGCTCATTCTCCTTCCCCTTGATGATGCGGGATTCGAAGGAAAGCGACTGCAGTCGGCCGTCCGGGCCGACCTCCATGAGGGAAACGTAGCGCTGCATGCGGTCACCGGTGAGCCAGGCGGCCACCCCGAGGGTTCTCGCCTCGAGAACCGCCCGGTAGGTGCCGGGCCGTTCGCCGGCGGCAAGGGCAAGACGCCCCTCGGCCAGCCGCTCGAACCAGAGAAAGGAGATATCGTAAACCAGCGATTCCCCGACCAGGGCCGACAGCGGCAGGGGACGCTCCTGCAGCACCGGATAGTCGGGGCGAAGTTCGTCGCCGCGCAACGGCGACGCCGCCAGGCAAAGCAGAGTGCTGCAGAAAAAAAGAATGGACCGTTTTCTCACCTGGCTCCTCCGCAGACCATGGGCGACTCGCCGCCGCCGGGGCCTGGTTTTCCGGGCAAGTCTAATGTCACTCCGGACGGAAGTCGAGTAAATCCCGTCGAAACAGGTCGGCAAAGGTAAATTCTTGACAACGGCCTTGAAACTTTATAAATATTCATATATTTGCAGATGGCAGAAAAATCGGACCCGGATGGAGACCTTCCGTATGGAAAAAATGGAATTCGACAAGATGCAGAGCTACGATCGCGAGGCGGAAATCCTCAAGGTCCTCGGCCACCCCGTACGCCTGAAGATTGTCGCCGGGCTCATTTCCCAGACCTGCAACGTAAAGAAGATATGGGAATGTCTTGGTCTTCCCCAGGCGACCGTCTCCCAGCACCTGGCTCTGCTGAAGAACAAAGGGATCATCGAAGGGCGGCGCGAAGGGGTCGAGGTCTTCTATCATGTGGTTTCGGCGGAGGCCCGGCAGATCGTCGGCGCCCTTTTCGGAACGGGCCGGTGCTGATGCCTCGACTCATACTGCGCCCGGGCCATGACCGCCGTCTCCGGGCGGGGCATCCCTGGGTCTTCAGTAACGAAATCGACCACATCGACGGCATCCCTAGTGGCGGGGATGCCGTCCTGGTTTTCAACTCCCGCGGTGATTGTCTCGGTACCGCGTATTATAACCCGCACTCGCTGATCGCCGCCCGCCTGCTCTCCCGCCAACCGGAAGAAATCGACGCTGTCGATTTCTTCCGGGAGCGGCTCACTGCCGCCCTCGACTATCGCCGCCGGCTCTACGGGGAACTGAACGCCGTGCGCCTGGTGCACGGAGAGGGGGATGGCCTGCCCGGCCTGGTGGTCGACCGCTACGGCGAGGTACTCTCGGTTCAGTTCCTCACCCTGGGGATGGAGAGGCGGCGAGAGCAGATCCTGCTGGCGCTGCGGGAACTGTTCGCGCCCGCCGCCATCGTCGCCCGCAACGACGTTGGAGTACGGGAGTTGGAGGGGCTGCCGCAGCAGGTGGAACTGCTCTACGGGGAGTTGCCGCCACAGGTGCTTATTGACGAGCACGGTCTGCGCCTCCGGGTCGATGTCACCGGCGGCCAGAAGACGGGGCACTTCCTCGATCAGAAGGAGAACCACCTGGCCCTGCGTGGCCGGGTGGAGGGCGAGCGGGTCCTCGACCTTTTCTGCTACTCGGGAAGCTGGTCGGTGCATGCTGCCAGCTTCGGCGCCCGCGAAGTCACCGGCGTCGATATCTCCGCCGGGGCGCTCAGCCTGGCGGCCGAGAATGCCAGACTCAACGAGCTGCAGTCGGCCTGTTCCTTTGTCCGGGCCGATGTCTTCGACCTGCTGCGCGACTGGGGACGCACGGGGGAGCGTTTCGGCACGGTGATTCTCGACCCGCCCGCCTTCGTCAAGAGCAAGAAGAAGCTCCCCGAGGCGATCCGCGGCTACCTCACCATCAACCGTCGGGCGATGGAACTGGTCGCCCCCGGGGGCTATCTTTTCACCTGCTCCTGCTCGCACCACCTGCAGCGGGAAATCTTTCTCGACCTGCTGCGCCAGGCTGCCGCCCAGGCCGGCCGCAACGCCCGCCTGCTGGAATTGCGCGGCCAGGCCTTCGATCATCCCGTCCTGCTCGCCTGTCCCGAAACCGACTACCTCAAGTGCGCCATCCTGCAGCTTTCCTGAGACGGATCCAGCCACGACAATGCAAAAAGGACGGCTTCTGCCGTCCTTTTTGCATTGTCAGTCGAAGCGGAAAAAACTTCAACAGGTCACTTGCCGGCCCGGATGTTGGCCACGGTCTTGCCGCGCAGCCCCCAGTTCTCCGCCGGAACTTCCTCAATGATGACGTGGGTGGTCTCGGGATTTTTTCCCAGCACCTCCCGCATGACATCGGTGATCCTAGCGATGACCAGACTCTTCTCTTCCTGGCTGATCCCTTCGACGGTTTTGATAGTCACTACAGGCATGGCGGTCGCTCCTTTCCGCTGTTTTAGGCAGGTATCAGTATAGCCAGAGCCCATCGGGATGCAACCGGCACGCCGGTGAATAAAGCGGTGGCAACAGGCTTGGGATTCGAGCCTGAAACCATGAAGAAGCGTCTCTCGCCCGCTCCTTGCAGTCGCTGGAGCCGCGGAGAACACAGAGAAAAACGGGACTTGTCTTTCTCTGCGCTCTCTGCGCCTCTAGAGAGCGAAGCGAACGAGCGTGCAAATGCCTTGTTTTGAATCCGGGGAATTAAAACAGCCGGTCAGGACTTGCGGGCCAGTCCATAGATGACGTGGTAGGTAGCGGGGATCCCGAGCGCATCGCGGCCGAAGCGCTCGGCATAGAGGGTGCTCAAGCGGTGCATCACGCGCCGGGAGGCGAGGCCCGCCGGGCGTTCGGCGCTGGCGTTCTGGGCGCCGATCTTTTTCAGGGAGCGCAGCAGGGCGGCCACGTCCGGGTGCTGCTCCACCTCATCTTCGGCGAACAGCTGCAGCGGCTGCAGCCCGACGGAGGCCAGGGCCCGCTCCACCTCGGCTTCGCCGGGAAAGGTGTGGGCGTGGGAGAGATGCTCGCCGCCTGCTTCGTGCACGGCCAATCGATGCGCCTCCCGCAGCTCCCAGAGGGTGCGCTCGCCGTACATGGCGAAGGCGAGCAGACCGTCGGGGCGCAGCACCCGGGCGGTCTCGGCCAGGGCCGCCGGCAGGTCGTTGAGCCACTGGAAGACACTGGCGGAAAGGACCAGATCGAAGCGGTCGCCGCGAAACGGCAGGGCCTGGGCGTCGGCATCCACCGCCGGCAGCCCGCCGAGAGTTTCGGCCGCATGCCGGGTCATGCCGTGAGCGAGGTCGGAAACCACCAGGGAGGCGTCCGGACAGAGTCGGAGCAGGCGGCGTGCCAGTTCCCCCGTTCCCGTCCCCACCTCCAGCGCCATCGTCCCGGTCTGGATATGCGGCAGCACGAGATGCAGCAGACGCGCTGCCACCCGTTTCTGCACCCGTGCGTAAAGGTCATAGTCCACGGCGTGACAGGAGAAGTTGCGGCGCACCTGCCGGATGTCGATCGGCTGCCGGCTCAAGAGAGAAATTCCCGCCATCGGCGGCAGACCTCCTGCGGCTGGCTGAGAAAAGGGGCATGGCCGAGGCCCGGCAGCAGCTCCAGCTTGGCCGCCGGCAGACGCTCCGCCAGATAGTCGGCGGCGCCGGGCAGGGTGATACGGTCGAGCTCTCCGTGCTGCACCAGGACGGGGGGCTCGATGGCACCCAGTCCGCTGCGCAGGTCCCCAAGCCGCAGCGTCTCCAGAGCGGCCAGGGCCACTTCTGGCTCGGGCAGACGGCCGCCGCGCACGGCGAAATCGGCGATGCGCCGGTAGCACTCGCGGGGCAGTTCTTCGCTGGCGAACTGCAGGGCGAAGAAGTCGCCCATGGTCTTGAGGTAGTTGCGCTTGAGGTCCCGGGCCATCGCCCGTATCTGGAGATCGGGGAGCCCCGCCGTCCAGTCCGCGGCGGCCGTGAAGCGGGGGGTGGTGCCGACCAGGATGAGCCGGCGCAGCCGCTCACGGAGTGCCGGACAGAGCTCGAGCGCCACCTGCCCGCCCAGCGACCAGCCGATCAGGGAGACCTCGCGCAGGTCGAGGGTATGAATCCATTCGGCCAGGTCGGCGGCGAAGTCGGCCAGGCCGTAGCCCGTTCCCGGATCGGAATCACCGTGACCGCGCAAGTCGGGGGCCAGCACCCGGTAGTCGCCGGCCAAATCTTCGATAACCTCGGCAAAGACCGCCGACGACATCGACCAGCCGTGCAGCAGGACCACGGCGGGCCCGCTGCCGGCCTCCCGCCAGGCGATCTGCCGGCCGTCGGCCAGGGTCAGTTTCTTCATGCTGCGTCCCCCACCGCCTGCAGGATCAGATCGGCCGCCGCCGTCAGCTCCTCCGGGCGGTGGACGGCCATCACCGTCGCCCGCAGCCGGCAGCGCCCCGGCGGCACCGTTGGCGGCCGAATCCCCTGCAGCAGCACCCCGCCGGCCAGCAGTCGCTCGGCCGCGGCCATGGTCGGACCGGGCTCGCCGGTCAGCACCGGCACGATCTGGGTGACGCTGCCGAGCAGGTCGACCCCGCCCTGCTGCAGGCGGCCGGCGAAGAGCTCGCGGTTGGCTGCCAGAGCCTGCCGCAGCCCCGCCCCTTCCGGGCTTTCGACTAGGTCGACGGCGGCGAGGGCCGAGGCCGGTACCGCCGGCGGCAGGCTGGTGGAGAAGATGAAGGAGCGCGAGCGGTTGATCAGCGTGTCGACGACGACCCGGTCGGCGGCCAGGTAGGCGCCGGCGCAGCCCAGGGCCTTGCCGAGGGTCCCCATGTGCAGGTCGATCCTGTCGAGGCAGCCGAAATGCTCCCCCGTTCCCCGCCCGCCGGCGCCGAGCACGCCGGTGCCGTGGGCGTCGTCGACCATCAGCAGGGCGTCGTATCGCTCTTTCAGCCGGACCAGTTCGGGCAGCGGCGCCATATCGCCGTCCATGCTGAAGACCCCGTCGGTGACGATCAGCCAGCGGCCGCGGCGGCGCGGCGCCTCGGCCGCCAGAAGTGCCTCGAGAGCGGTGGCATCGGCGTGCGGATAGACGAGGGTGCGCGCCCGGCAGAGGCGACAGCCGTCGATGATCGAAGCGTGATTGAGTTCGTCGGAGAAGATCACGTCGTCCTCGCCGAAAAGACCCTGGAGAATGCCGGTGTTGGCCGCGTAACCGCTGTTGAAGAGGAGGGCGGCGCCGGTCCCCTTGAAGGCGGCCAGGCGCTCCTCGAGGCAGGCATGCGGCGGCATCGAGCCGGAGATCAGCCGGCTGCCGCCGGTGCCGGCGCCGTAGCGGACGGTCGCCTCGCGGGCCGCCTCGATCAGGGCGGGATGGCCGGCCAGGCCAAGATAGTTGTTGGAGCAGAGCAGCAGCACCTCCCGCCCGGCGTGCAGGGCGTGCGGCCCCTGCAGACCGTCGAGAGTGCGCAGGCTGCGGCGCATCCCCGCAGTGTCGAGCTGCGCCAGTTGTTGCCGCCACTTTTCCATGGCTATCCCTTCCAGGGAGCGGCGCCGTGCAGCGCCCCGATGCTATCGACGAGCAGCACGGAGCGCTCGAGGTGTTCGATGAGTGCCGCCAGGTCGAGACCTTCGCGGCGGACGAAGAAGGCCCGCCCTCCCCGCTCCTCCCCCAGCGGCTTGAGGTGAGGGAAACGGACGTAGCCGAGGGCCGGGGCGGCGACATAACCGGCGGTGTAGGCGGGATCGTCGGACCAGCAGAGCTCGGCGACGATGCCGGGAGCCGAGAGCACCTTGGCGGCGAGCACCAGCGCTTCGCGCACATGGGGGTTGTCCAGCCCCAGCGCGGCCAGTCCCCGGCGAAGCTCCCCTTCGGCAGCCGGCGCCAGGTCCATGCGGCTCGCCCGCACACCGCGTGCCCGGTCCGGCTCCAGGCGCTGGCCGCTGGCCGCATCGACCAGCATCGCTCCGCGCATGCTGCAGCCGCCGGGCGCCGAGCCCTCCGCCAGCGCCGTCATGGCCAGGCGAGCGGCATCCGCATCGACGCCGGCCCCGGCGAGAAAATGCAGCGCCGCCTGTCGCCCCTGCCGCCAGTCGGTCACCGTCACCGTGCGCAGGTCGGGCAGCCGGCCCCGGCGCAGAACTGCCGGCGGGATCGCCTCGACGCTCAGCCGGATGTCATCGGCGACACCGCGCGGATGTTCCAGAGCGCGGCGCAACAGTTCGGCGGCCAGACGTTCCAGTTCGCTCGCCGGCGCCAGGCGTTCGGCGCCGGAGAGGTGGATGCCGCCGCGGGAGGCGTGCATGCGGATACTGAAGAGTTCCGGGGTCATGGAGCGGAAGCTAGCACGCAGCGGTAGAGTTGTCAACCTGGTAGTTGGCCAATGGTTGACAAGTATGTTTCACCCCAGCCCGAAGCTCTCCCGCGCCTTCCCGGCGACCACCTTGCCGATGGCAATCGATGCCGTGGCCGCCGGCGAAGGGGCGTTGAGCACGTGGATCATCCCCTCTCCCTCGACGATGCGGAAGTCGTCGAGCAGCTTCCCCGCCGCGTCGACCGCCTGCGCCCGCACCCCCGCCCCGCCGCGCACCACATCCTCTTCCCGCAGGGCCGGGATCAGGCGCTGCAGGTCCCGGACGAAGGCGTTCTTGCTGAACGAGCGGTAGTATTCCTGCAGACCGGTCAGCCAGTAGCGGCCGGCCAGCCGCCAGAACCCGCCGTAGCCGAAGGTCTCCAGGGTGTCGAACAGGGAAAAGCTGAGCCGGTGGTAGCCTTCGCGCTTGAACGCCAGCACGGCGTTGGGGCCGGCCTCCACCCTGCCGTCGATCATCCGGGTGAAGTGGACGCCGAGGAAGGGAAAGGCCGGATCGGGGACGGGGTAGATGAGGTCGCGCACCAGATTGCGGCGCGCTTCGGCCAGTTCGTAGTACTCGCCGCGGAAGGGGACGATCCTGACTTGCGGGTCGCTGCCGGCAAGCCGGGCGATCCGGTCGCTCTGCAGGCCGGCGCAGTTGACGATAAAGCGGCTCAGCACCGCATCGCGGGAGGTCCCGAGCCGGAAACCGTCCGCTGCCCGACGGATGCTCACCACCCGGCTCGAAGTGCGGATTTCGCCGCCCCGGCGGCGGACGACTCCGGCATAGGCTTCGGTCACCGCCACGTAATCGACGATGCCGGTCTGCGGCACGTGCAAGCCGGCGAGCCCCGCCACCTGCGGTTCGAATTCCCGCAGTTGCGCGGCATCGAGGCGACGCAGCCCCGCCAATCCGTTTTGCCGCCCCCGCTGCTCCAGTTCTGTCAACTGCGGCAGTTCTTGCTCACGGGTAGCGACCACCACCTTGCCGCACCGCTCATGCGGCACGGCGTGCTCGGCGCAGAAAGCATAGAGCGCTTCCCGGCCGGCGGTGCAATTCTGCGCCTTGAGCGAACCGGGACGGTAGTAGAGTCCGGAGTGGATGACGCCGCTGTTGTGGCCGGTCTGGTGCGCCGCCAATCGCGCCTCTTTCTCCAGAAGCACCAGCGACAGGCCGGGAGTGGCTTCGAGAAGGGCCATGGCGGTGGCGGCGCCAACGATGCCGCCGCCGATCACGGCGACGTCATACCGCTTGCCGTCGGCCATCTCAGTGCTCCCGCACCAGTGCCTCGGCCTCAAGTTTCACGTCGTCGATGTTGACCCGGGCCACCTTTCCCGCTTCCCTTTCGCAGCGGACCAGCCCTTCATCCACCCAGGTCAGGATCAGCGCCTTCTTCACGCCAAATGCGGCTGCGGCGTCCTCCGGGGTATACCAGGTTTTAATCATGGCCATCGTGCGACCTCCTTTCCGTCAGGGGGCGTTCACTACCAAGTATACCCCGCAAGCGCGATCCTTAGCGTTCGATACGGATATCGTCGTACCAGGCCGTAGCCGACCCGCCCGTGTTGTCGGTATCGGTCATGATGGCGATAGCGCCGACCCTCGGCGGTTCTTCGCCGAAAAGCAGCCGGTAGTCCTCGTAGACGTTGCGGCGTTCGCTGATCCAGCGGCCGACATTTTTCCTGCCGCTCTGCACTGCAACCATGACCGCGTTGCCGGTAAAGGGGTTGGGGACATGCTTCCCCCTGGGGAGCTTGTTGGCCCAGATGTAGTTGATGCTTTTCGTCTTCGGAAAGAACCAGTGGGGGAAGACGACATAGACCCGAGCCGGATAGTCGTCCCCTTCCTTCTTCGTTTCGTCCCCCTTGTCGAGGATGTTGGCCACCTTCCAGCGCCAGGCGAGGAAGGGGTAATCCCGAAGCGAATATTCCATCTTGAAGATGAGGCCCGACGCCGCGTCGCGGCTCTCCGCCTTGAGCACGTGGCTGCCGTCATTGTCGTGGGCCACGAGATAGACCGTCCGCCCCTTGAACTCCTTCACCTCCCACTCTGGCCGCAAGTTATCTTCGAAGTCGTCGATGAGCACGCTGCGTTCTGCAGCTCCGGCAGCGACGGCGACGGTCAGACCAGCAAGCAGCAGAAATATCTTGAACCCCCCTCGCCAAGGCATGCGCTGAACTCCTTTCACGTGGTGCCTCTTTCTTCGGGAAAGCAGAATCATGGCAGTGATCCGATGAACGTTGTCTTAACTTTACCAGATTCCGGCGCATATTCTTTCGGCGAGGGGAGCCAAAAAGTAGCAATTATACTATCTTGACTCATCTTGCTGCTCCCCTATACTTATCCAATCCGCTCAACCACCCGTCTCACTGGAGACCGCATGATGCACTTCGTTCTCGCCATCGACCAAGGGACCACCGGCACCACCGCCCTGCTCATCGACCGCGACCTCGTCATCCGCGGCAAGGTGACCGTCGAATTCCCCCAGCACTATCCGCAGCCGGGCTGGGTGGAACACGACCCCGAGGAGATCTGGTTTTCGGTGCTGCAGGCGATCCGCAGGCTGCTGCAGGAAACGGCCGTGCCGGCATCGGAAATCGTCGCCATCGGCATCACCAACCAGCGGGAGACCACCCTGCTCTGGGAACGTGCCACCGGGCGCCCCGTCGGCAACGCCATCGTCTGGCAGTGCCGGCGCAGCGCCGACATCTGCCGCGAGCTGAAAGAGAAGGGAGTCGAGCCGCGCATCCGCGAGAAAACCGGCCTGGTGCTCGACCCCTACTTCTCCGGGACCAAGATCACCTGGCGCCTGCGGCAGGAGGCACCGCTGCGCCGGCGGGCCGAAGCCGGCGAACTCGCCTTCGGCACCGTCGACTCCTTCCTCGTCTGGCGGCTGACCGGCGGTGTACGCCACGTCACCGACGTCTCCAACGCCTCGCGGACCCTGCTCATGGATCTGCGCAGCCTCGCCTGGGACGACGAACTGCTCGGCCTGTTCGAAGTGCCTCGGCCGCTGCTGCCCGACATCCGCCCCTCCTCCCAGGTCTACGGCCACACCAAAGGGCTGGAGATCCTGCCAGACGGCATTCCGGTGGCCGGCATGGCCGGCGATCAGCAGGCGGCACTCTTCGGCCAGGCCTGCTTCGCCCCCGGGGAGGCGAAATGCACCTACGGCACCGGCGCCTTTCTGCTCGAGAACACCGGGGCCGAGATCGTCGCCAGCAAGAGCGGCCTGCTGACCACCGTCGCCTGGCAGATCGGCGGCGAGGTCAGCTATGCCCTCGAGGGGAGCGCCTTCATTGCCGGCGCCGCGGTACAGTGGCTACGCGACGGCCTGGGGCTCTTTCAGAACTCCATGGACATCGAGGCGCTGGCCGCCTCGGTGCCCGACAGCGGCGGGCTGGTCTTCGTCCCGGCGCTGACCGGCCTGGGGGCGCCGCACTGGAAGAGCGAGGCGCGCGGCGCCATTCTCGGCATCACCCGCGGCACCACCGCCGCCCACCTGGCGCGGGCCACCCTCGAGGGGATCGCCCTGCAGATCGGCGACCTGGTGGCGGCAATGACCGTCGACCTGGCCAAGCCACCGGCCCTGCTCAAGGTCGACGGCGGTGCCGCCCGCAACAACCTGCTGATGCAACTGCAGGCCGACCTGATCGGGCTGCCGGTGGTCCGGCCGCAGACGGTGGAGACCACGGCGCTGGGTGCGGCAATGCTGGCCGGGCTGGCGGTGGGATTCTGGCGCACCCTCGACGAGATCAAGGCAAGCTGGCGGGAGGATCGGCGATTCCTGCAGCAGCGGCCACAGGCGTGGCGGCGGGAGCTGCTTGAGCGTTGGCGGCGGGCGGTGGAAAAAGCTTAAAATGTCCCGGGTCCAAGGTCCAAGATCCAAGGTCTTGAGACCAGGGACCCGGGACCAGAGACTCGGGACCTGCGACTTAAAGGTCGTTCAGCAGCCGGTAAATCTTCTGCTCCATCTCCCAGACCGCCGCCGCCCGGTCTTCGGCCCCCTGCTCCTCGAGCAGCAGCCGGGCGCGGTCCAGACGGCCGTGCGCCTTGAGCAGGACCGGAGTCAGGTCGGCCTCCAGCCGGATGCGCGGGATCTCTCCCACCGACTCCTGCAGTTCGCGCAGCCCTTCCATCGCCTGGTTGACCGGCTTCAGGACCTGCCCCGCCAGCTCTTCATCCAGCCCCTGCAACTGCCCGCTGAGAGCTTTGACGTCGCTGACCAGCTCCCGGTATCTATCGGAAATACTCATCGGAAAACCTCCTGTGGGGGGCAGCCAGTCGCCGGCTGCCGCAG
Coding sequences:
- a CDS encoding class I SAM-dependent rRNA methyltransferase → MPRLILRPGHDRRLRAGHPWVFSNEIDHIDGIPSGGDAVLVFNSRGDCLGTAYYNPHSLIAARLLSRQPEEIDAVDFFRERLTAALDYRRRLYGELNAVRLVHGEGDGLPGLVVDRYGEVLSVQFLTLGMERRREQILLALRELFAPAAIVARNDVGVRELEGLPQQVELLYGELPPQVLIDEHGLRLRVDVTGGQKTGHFLDQKENHLALRGRVEGERVLDLFCYSGSWSVHAASFGAREVTGVDISAGALSLAAENARLNELQSACSFVRADVFDLLRDWGRTGERFGTVILDPPAFVKSKKKLPEAIRGYLTINRRAMELVAPGGYLFTCSCSHHLQREIFLDLLRQAAAQAGRNARLLELRGQAFDHPVLLACPETDYLKCAILQLS
- a CDS encoding 4-oxalocrotonate tautomerase family protein codes for the protein MPVVTIKTVEGISQEEKSLVIARITDVMREVLGKNPETTHVIIEEVPAENWGLRGKTVANIRAGK
- a CDS encoding DUF3108 domain-containing protein: MRKRSILFFCSTLLCLAASPLRGDELRPDYPVLQERPLPLSALVGESLVYDISFLWFERLAEGRLALAAGERPGTYRAVLEARTLGVAAWLTGDRMQRYVSLMEVGPDGRLQSLSFESRIIKGKENERSDTTRLYTFDHDRHQVRFQRARNDRFYKDEWLPMSGEAPPNDILTAFYNFRTGHFGPLRPGSRHAVPTFSRTGKEEIRIEMLTDEQRPDDPFFPRHGLLGRAILDEEILDTGGGAVYVWFDDLGRPQRGIVENVIGIGSVRGKLRE
- a CDS encoding alpha/beta fold hydrolase; its protein translation is MKKLTLADGRQIAWREAGSGPAVVLLHGWSMSSAVFAEVIEDLAGDYRVLAPDLRGHGDSDPGTGYGLADFAADLAEWIHTLDLREVSLIGWSLGGQVALELCPALRERLRRLILVGTTPRFTAAADWTAGLPDLQIRAMARDLKRNYLKTMGDFFALQFASEELPRECYRRIADFAVRGGRLPEPEVALAALETLRLGDLRSGLGAIEPPVLVQHGELDRITLPGAADYLAERLPAAKLELLPGLGHAPFLSQPQEVCRRWREFLS
- a CDS encoding methyltransferase domain-containing protein, with protein sequence MAGISLLSRQPIDIRQVRRNFSCHAVDYDLYARVQKRVAARLLHLVLPHIQTGTMALEVGTGTGELARRLLRLCPDASLVVSDLAHGMTRHAAETLGGLPAVDADAQALPFRGDRFDLVLSASVFQWLNDLPAALAETARVLRPDGLLAFAMYGERTLWELREAHRLAVHEAGGEHLSHAHTFPGEAEVERALASVGLQPLQLFAEDEVEQHPDVAALLRSLKKIGAQNASAERPAGLASRRVMHRLSTLYAERFGRDALGIPATYHVIYGLARKS
- a CDS encoding putative manganese-dependent inorganic diphosphatase, whose product is MSKPIIYVVGHKNPDTDSICSAIAYARLRSRQGQENVQPARAGNINRQTEFVLDELDVPLPTLLVDVYPRVRDVVASQVITIDREAPLARAMELFHQHSIRLLPVIDGNREPMGLLVLKRVAERFLIPSREQDLRKLLASPASIRDCLRAKALHLVAAEAVEELDLYVGAMASATFRRIMAGLDPRRIVLITGDRENIQRKAVEAGVRVLIVTGSLPVTDEILALARQNGVSILSTPFDTANSAWLTRLATPVHCLLKDGFETVGLPDRLDDLRLKLLHSRDPGVIVLDAAGKVAAVATKSTLLAPSAVKLILVDHNELSQAVAGADKVEILEVIDHHRLGNFHTDHPIRFINQPLGSTCTLVATLYRQAGIEPDPSTAGLMLAGLLSDTVILKSPTATSIDREMAGWLAERARLDYQEFGRRIFAAGSTLAAYPSIRDLILGDFKEYSVGERNFGVGQVEVVSFHEFQSMKERIAASLEELRAERRLDVAGLLVTDIVQETSLLLVLGLRELPYLIGYPQIEENLFELRGVLSRKKQLVPHLLKVLKG
- a CDS encoding metalloregulator ArsR/SmtB family transcription factor, whose protein sequence is MEKMEFDKMQSYDREAEILKVLGHPVRLKIVAGLISQTCNVKKIWECLGLPQATVSQHLALLKNKGIIEGRREGVEVFYHVVSAEARQIVGALFGTGRC